The following DNA comes from Anastrepha obliqua isolate idAnaObli1 chromosome 1, idAnaObli1_1.0, whole genome shotgun sequence.
CTAAGTACTAtcgtactttaaaaaaaatttcctcaaaCTGTTCCTAATCGTTACGTCGCATACACTCTTGGAATCTGGCTTCTGTACTTCGCGCCACTCGCTGGAGAAGTGATGTCGTGCCATTAACTTCgcgaactatattttcatttagtGCTGGGATGGTTTCTGGATCCGTTATTAAATATTCCATCTGTTATAAATGATGTAAGATTACTCAGATTTAGTACAAATGATGGGACGCAAGTGTACAAAACAGTGGAGGTGCCACGCCAGCTTTTGGCTGAATGCGTGTATTTCAATAATGACTGAAATAAACTCGCCCCAGTTTGGCACACGCCACTCCCCTCCTCTTTTAGCTTGGACATATATACTTATGCTATTGATATTGGATTTCTACCGCccccactttttatatgttatatacaaatttctGTCAGTCCCTCTGATGTTACAAGAtataactctcattgtctaGGCGTtcgtttgattccaaaaattaacagccaccgcaaaataaattttaccaaaGTGCGGTCCAAATCGAATTTAACCTCCCTTACTTGTTTTtacttcaatttgtttttgttaattttgcttCTGCTCCGTTGCCATGCTTCATCTACTTGCGttcatttgattatttattttattatttttaatgatctTTGAGTAGATCAGCATAACTGCTTTATTTACTTTGGTACCTACAAGTAACGGGTTCGTCAATACAAACACCACACGGCGGCGTTCTTGTTTCTGTAGCGCAATTGCGTCTGCTGTTTCACCTCCAGTCAAGTGGCACCATACAAGGTAGGCCTGTGTAACTGACAGATGAAGATCATTTTTCTCAACTGTCGATCTGTAAGTGCGCACAGTCCCACTGACAAGTTGTGCAGCATCAAGACCATTTGATTTATAAACCTTTGCAGTTGCTCGATTTTTGCTTAGTGTAATTCTTAGCTCGGTCGTGTGCGCAtttttctaaactaaatttgCTAAAATTCAAAAGGCTGTCAAGTgcaaaaaagagttaaaaaaataaaaataatttccttataaaaataattggaaaaatttattacttGTAAAATATCTAAAGCAAACGTTCCTCATGGtatgaaataattacaaaaaaagttgcAGTTAgttactaataaaataaaattggctTGTCTTTTCAGGCCACCTTTGTGAAAGTTCTGTTAGTTGTGTGCTTTTGTTGCCAACATTTATGGATTACTAAAGGCGCCACTCTCTCTTCCTTACGTATAAACCATGCAGGCAAGACACAGCAAAGAAATACTGAATATTTACCACCTCATACAACTGAAAACTATGGTAAGCATTTTGGGagattttgaatatcaaaataagaaCTTTCAGTCACAAATACGCTGCAGGAAAGTCCATTAGTAATGTACTGGTGCCAGAGAATGTAAAGAGGAGAAAAGTTCGAATTCCTCTGCTAAAACTCACGAAGGGCAGGCAGTCTGCTTAAAAGACAATGGACTCAAATGTTAATTCTGAATCCATTGAATCTCtgttatatttttactattttccacatttctttaatttttctgaaaattggattACTCGTAAGCTTTACTCAAGCTTAAGAATAAACTGAGTAAttcttaagtaatttttttgtcttttattcagctctgtaaattttttgtatggagttttttaaaaagaaatatcttcggttctttttaacattttatatattttttatttgtttttgggaTAATGCAGATTAAAACAATTTCGTTTGGaaacaatttgcaaaacaattttAGGATAAAAcagatttcgaaaaaaatttcttccaaatttttccaaaaaaacatttttttctggtCTCTCTTATCCAAAAACTTGCAAAACAATTAGGGATAAGacagatttagaaaaaaaattttgataaaaatttgataaaaaattaaattttgataaaaattgataaaaaaaatttttcagaaaaaaattggaaaaaatctttAGGATagacagatttaaaaaaaatttcttccaaatttttccaaaaaaacatttttttctaggcTTTCTTAtcctataaaaaatttgcaaaagggatttagaaaaaaaaaattaacaaaaaaaatttttataaaaacttgataacaatttttttttggaaaaaatctttaGGATggacagatttaaaaaaaaatgtcttccaaattgttccaaaaaaacatttttttctaatttggttatcctataaaaaatttgcaaaacggatttagaaaaaaaaaatttcaaaaaaaaattttgataaaaatgataacattataaaaatttgataaaatttttgttcggaaaaaaattagaaaaaatctttaGGATAGacacattataaaaaaatttcctcgaaatttttcgaaaaaaactttttttctagtCTGTCTTAtcctataaaaatttttcaaaacaataggaGGATAAGacagatctaaaaaaaaaatttttttttgaataaaattttgataaaaatttgataaaaaatttgtttcggaaaaaaattagaaaaaatctttaGGATAAGacggatttaaaaaatatgtcttccaaatttttccaaaaaattatttctttttaatctgACTTatcgcaaaaaaaattctttgcaagCATAGTCCCAGCTATTAGAGAAAAAGAGTAAGAAAACAATATGAAaagagtgtttttcaaaaacacaaaaaaaatttcaacagaaaagattttttttttaaatatataattaaattaattttttttaatgaatttgtttgtttaataaaaaattatattaataacataataatataatttaaaaaaattaaattaataaatttaaataaaaaaattaaattttttttaataacaaatatttttttttaataaaaaatagtttttttttaggaaaatatttattgtattaattatataaaaagagttttaccaaaattttttattttaatgttttatcctgaaaagtaaaaacaaaacaatttttttaattgaaaaattccaTGCTGAAATTCTCAGCCTCGGattaatctcaaaattattaaacctaatttaaatttttttcaatttacttcttaATATACATCagcttacaaataaaccaattttttagaagaattcAAAGCCATGTTACTTGGATCACCAGACATAGAATCACTCAATAGTTAAAATTTAACCCTTTCACGGCCTTACTGTAACCAACAGTATGTTTAAGAAAATGtcgtggatttttttaaatacatgtacgatgtatgtatgtactatatgtatgtatattcgggcgggtcgatttaaaaatcgctcattgctctgtgaaaatcgtattctagggataaaaataggaaactttgccgaagaaccatacctctaaaacgaattctgatgtcccccaatttgggtcgaacgaaaaatcccactttgacccatttagagtgctccaatcgagtccaaatgtatgaccgacccccactaactttggacggccgatccacccatgccagtggcacaccccctggaactcccctgggggttccccatacaatcatttcaaaatatcaccatttttggtctttacatgagaaaagaaactaaaaagttcgacccaaattttgggacatcagaactcgttttagaggtatggttccttcggcaaagttttttattttgatccctaaaatatgattttcacagagcaatgtgcgatttttttgcctccccacaaatcgacccggcctaatgtatatcCATCTATCTATAGATACCCAATGgcccaaaatatatattttttttactagtaTCGCTTATAAGGGGGCTTGTGCTGGGATAATATGTCCTACTGAGATATTTGCAGAGCATTAATTGGAACCATATATGTTGTCCCGAAATTAAGCCCCGACtggtccttgagtgtatcgacAAACTGAATCTACCAGGACACAGcggtataactgggaacgaaatagcgtttgcattggcaAGATAGGCTGCGGCCTCGCCATTAATAGGTCTTGAACCCTTCCTTTCCTTGCGAGAAGATGCCAAGGGAGAAGATGCCTTATTgggagggtacaaccaaaagaggttgaGAAGACCCAAGGATAAACTAAGAATGGTCACAGGCATTCTCACAAACCACTGCAGACTGCGTAGTGATCCTTACATGATCTGGATTTGGTCTAcagactcttgtcgtttctgcaacCAATCTTAAGAGACGTCACGGCACGTTTTCCTTGAATGTACCCCTATAGCGCGGATAGCCAAAAGTATTGATTCACGAAtttgttaaaagaaattatagTGTTTTCTGATAGGTAAATTATTAAATCCTTGACTTTACAAAATGTCTGGAGAAGTTGCATTTAGATACCATGAACATCAATGTAGATTTTGCCAAATCTTCTAAAAATTCATATAGAACTTCGACGGAATCCACGGCGACATAGCGCTCAATATGTATGTCATTATGGTCTCTATGCCTCTTGAAACCAACTATGTCAGAGATGAACTCTGCCacaagataaataaaacaattacacTAAACACAAAAAGGGCTACTATTTATAATTAACACGCATCAGTTCCTTGTGCCAATCTGGCATTActcacaaatgcaaaaaaaaaaagaaacaaaaaaaaaattggccaaCAATATAAGCGATATGTGCGAAAAGTGCGAAATACaatggcatttttttattttgtatctattttccaatatatttcttttattattgtattattctttgtttttttatctaTAAATATTCAGACTTTTAACTACTTTTCCATTATTTACtactttcatttgaattttttgatggtGTGTCGAATTGTTACACCAGGAAATGATTTGTTATAATTTGTCAGGAATGTACGCTCGCAGGAGCAATTTCAAGCCCATTCCTTCTGTCGAAAGTTAACCCCAATGCTCGCTCTTGAGTTTTAAGTCACTTTAGATGCCTTTCTATGCAATCCTTTCGATCTTTATACCAAGACCTTAACTCTCATCCCAGCACTTTTGATACCAGCTGTTGGATCAGCTTTTTACCATAAAGAAAACAAACCtccattaaacttttttttgctgatgaatttatttttttgtatgcttcACAAACTTCCTACTTTCTGGCCCAGCGCTGAGAGTTGTACCCATCGTGTCGTGttgggtaaaaaaaatatagatatcACTACAGGCTTCAAATCACTATTTTCGAAAATGCACATTTCCGTAAATTTtacttgatattttttatatcaccAAAACCAAGATTTACAATTCAGAAAACAAGCCTatggtattttttgtttatatgaattctaaaaatatgcattgaacgcattgaaatttcttagaaaaaatatgcaaaattattgaaagtattttattttatttaccatAATTACACTTATGTAAATACACATCGcggccgcagccgaatgggctTGTGCGTGGATATCATTTGGGAGTGAGTAGATCGAGTCTCCGTTCATGAAagagcaaaattatagaaaaaattgtttctaacagcggtcgcccctcggcaggcaatggaaaatcttcgagtgtatttctgccttgaaaaaggctcctcataaaaaccatttgccgtttggagtcaggttgaaactgtaggtcccttcatttgtgaaatAACATCAAGACCTACACCCCAAATAGGgggagtagctcggccaaacacccaaaaaggttgtaaacgcggtctcggcggcacacctccatccgatggtccaaattttcgatgacgctgaggcataattgaggttctatgccgttaatgtaccgaattatctcatcccttagctcttaagttgttgctggcttattgacgtacaccttttctatcaaataatcccaaagaaagaagtccaacggtgtcaaatcacatgatcttggcggccaattgacatcgctgcgacgtgagattattcggccatcaaatttttcttgCAAAAGAACCAtagtttcgttagctgtgtgacaagtggcaccgtcctgttgaaaccacatatcgtccacatccatttcttccaattcgggccataaaaagttcgttatcatctcacgatagcgaacactattcacagtaactgcctgaccggcctcattttggaaaaaatacggcccaatgatgccgccggctcacaaaccgcaccaaacagtcactctttgtgggtccattggtttttcggcaatcactcttggattatcattcgcccaaatgtggcaattctgcttattgacgaatccactgaggtgaaaatgtgtctcatcactaaagatgattttcttcgaaaattgatcattcactgttgccatttcctgccaccatgttgaccattgacgacgcttgaattggtcaagaggctttagttcttgagtcaattgcaatgttcatcaacgacgagcgtgagaggtgcaattgttgggcacgacgacgagttgaggtgaaCGGCTCTTCGACCACaatatcgcgaacagcagcaatattttctgcagtgttttcacatctcctgcAGACCGGTTTGCTCAAACGTTTGCTCAACTTTTCTGATTGtatgcacatttggacgattaaattgaccgaaaaaatcacgaagtgcgcgatatgcattttgatttgaatgcccgttttcataataagcctgaataactttaacgcgttgctcgattgtgtctctttccatggttcaaattgaattagtctggaattgaaaaatatcaaataaaatgcaaaaaaaacttcaCGTTTAGGTgaggttcacattcaacatcggcccttgaaagttaaccaccctttatacacACCCGACAGTACATCAACATTTTTACAATCTTtgttaaatgaagaaaatgcgaAACActgtcaaggaaaaaaataaaaaagggttaATGGGATTTTTGAGCGATGTgaaacttatataatatatttttgtactaaaatttaataacctATAAAACTGTGAACCAGaaatctttctagaaattctaattaaacatCGTGGAATTCAGatgacacatttttataatttcatttttaatttttgtatattttgtaattgtatttttgtatttgtatttttgcattattgggttgttcggaaagtaatcTCGTTTTTTTGTGGATAAATCGATCTTCGAGTTTAAACCCAGGCCTTTCAGGTGGTGataaacagttgaattcgataaatttaaccTCTCACCGATCTCACGTGTTGTTATTCGCCGGTTTGTATCAACTAATGCCAAATCTTCCCAGTGTACAAAAAAGTAGACAAGAGAGTATGTGAAAATTATCGTGGTATTTCACTGCTTAACTCtgcttataaaattttcactaaTGTCGTCTATCATCGTACCAATGAATACGCAGAGACCATTATTGAAGACTATCAGTGTGGATTCCGCAAAGGAAAATCCTCAATCGACCagtgaaaaatatgtgaaaaacacCACGAATATAAAAAGGATATGCACTGCCTTTTTATAGACTTCAAACAAGCGTTTGATAGCGTCAGGAGAGACGTACGCACGTACGTACGTACTGCTTAGCCTAGGAATTCCAGCAAAACTTATAAAGCTAATCATCGTTACGCTCACGGATACAAAAGCAAATGTAATCATCCAAGGAAAACTCACAGAGTCATTCGCAATTGAATCTGGTGTCAAACAAGGTGATGCACTATCCTCTGccatattcaatttgatgctgcattttgttataaaagaagTCAACCAAGGTGGTGCATTACTAACTAAAACAACGCAAATATGTGCCTATGGAAACGATATCGCCATTCTTTCGCCATTCGACGACTTAAATGAAACCTttttaaaattgacaaaattgccAACGATATTTGCCTCTTCGTTAAAGAGTGTACAACGAAATACATGCTGAAATCAAGATGGCACACAAATCCACAGAATCTTCATGTAGGTGCATATACTTTTCAAGcggtgcaacaatttaaatatctagGTGTTATGTTCACTTGTAGCGGTAACTCAACACCCGCAATCAGAGATCGCGTCAACGCCGCCAATACAGCGTACTATTCACACCTTAGTTTGTTCAGGTCTCGCCTTTTATCTAGATCTACGAAGCTGACCATGTATAAAActcttatacgaccaattttgacatatggttgcGAGGTGTGGGCTATGAAAATTAATGACAGTGCGCTTATTGCTAACTtcgaaaggaaaattttaaaggaaagtGTTCGGACCCATTAAAAATGAAGATGACAGCTACAGAATTAGGTACAACTCGGAATTGAACGAACTTATCCAagacgagacagctgtgcgttttgtaaAGGCGCAGCGTATGCGGTGGCTAGGTCACGTGCTCCGCATGCCTGCTGAATCCGCTGTAAGGAAAGCCATGACTGGAAAGATAATTGGTGCGAAGGCGAAGGGAAGACCGAGAAGccgatggatagacgcagtagGAAGCGATCTCACAACAATGGGAATTCGCAACTACGAAGGAAAAGCATGTGATAGAACACTTTGGAGGAGTtttgtgaaggaagctttgacgcaccccgcgttgtaatgGATGATGATCATGAATGCCTTTATCGCGTCTTTATCAGCTTCAACTGGCCTTGCAGAAcgtggtgcatcttcgacatcaaaaTAGCAGGATCGAAATATTGCAAACCAGTTCTGGCACTGGCATATTCTCAacacatcttctccatacacatcggttaatttctttctggcttgaacatcatttttaccttttctatagtaaaaaagtaaaatatgacgaaaatgctgctTATTGCATCCATATTTAAAAGGCCACCTACCAAAAACTACTGCGTAAAATCCACGGAACTTATTCACACACAAGCCTTGCTACCATCTGGTAACCCacctggcaaccctgtatcttttgacagagacgtcagatcgcttaatgacataccgcgttggaagcgtcagcccaagcagatttttaccatggaacagtacacgccgcgcgagcgctcccaaattgttgaaatttacatccaacaaaagaaatcaatagaagaagaacaaaatcatcatgtccgatgacactcatttcttattgagtgggacggtaaacaagcaaaattgccgtatttacgccactaaaaatcctcacgaaattcaagaggtacctctttacgacgaaaaagtcactgtttggtgcggcgttagtgcgaaaacgattattgggccgtttttcttcgaaaatgaagatggtcaagctgttaccgtcaatcaggagcgttatcgcgaaatgataaccacttttgtgatgccaattattcgtcgaaagcgtatgaggcagttctggtttcaacaagccGGCGCTCCACCAAACACAGCTCACACTGTAGCTATTctagccgaaatgttagctaaaactatggaaaatgctgcaaacgggcacaatacgccgtacaggctcaaggcggccatttgagagatattatattgaaaaagtgatgccaacaaatctacttcaaccaaataaaatgattattatcgtcaacatcaaaaaaattgtctttctttgattaaaaaaaaaactcatgggtgcgcgaatatgggcaacccagtatatCAGCAGTCAAAATATATAATGACAATGCGACTTAAGTGCGAAGTTAGctgtaaaaaatacaattaaatcctcTGTGGGGAAAAcggaaattactttccgaataATCTAatagtatttatattttatattagctTGAAACTGGAATTTACATGGATGTTGTAAGAGTTTTCTATTgtctataattttataaaaacataaagagcattcaaaaaaaaaaaaaaaatattcacttctGCCGAACTAATGATGTACTTTCGTAGCTTTTTACTTCTTTTGCactttttaatttctcattATCATCATTGAATACAATTatgaaatataaacattttactTTACCCCCTTTAGCTGAGAAGCCCAATTATTACACATCCAATACTGTGCGCCAATCCACATACCAGTCACAGCAGGTCAACAAAGTGTCTCATCCCTTAATGCATTTCACCAGCAGAAACCTAAGCAACGCGCAACAATCTCACACAAAACTCTATACGTCGTACGCTGCGCCTGCATCTGGCTTAGCGCCTTTCCCATACTCCGCGCCGCAACGAACCAATCAAGGGTCGTTGCCCACACTTTATCCGAAGTCCTTGGGGGGCCAACTTACATCAGCTGCAGCATCACAGTCTCAAGAACTGGaatggcagcaacaacaacaacaacaacatcaacaatatGCAGATATACCAAAACATTTAATTGATCTGCCACTCGCCAATGCACCGTTGCTCATGATCGAAGAGCCCACAGCCTCGCTATTGACGCCCAGTCAAAATATCACATTGGAGGCGGCGCGCATTTTGGCATCAACGCTGCTGGAGGCGAACGGCGAAGCACCATTGGAAACACCCGGCCTTGCGCCGCTCTCCAATCCAAATGCCTTGGACCTGCCAAATAGTCTCAATAGCACCGATGTTTTCATTGTGAAATCGCAAAAGAACGCCTACATCATACCAACGCCGCTGGCCAAAGGTTTGTTAACGAGGCTGAAGTGAAATCTTTTTGCtgcaattaatttacttttatttttacatatctCTTTGTAGATGCGAGGAATCCGGCAAACGTACGAGCGCTCTATCAAATGCGCGATCAATTGGATAAGGCTTATACTATAAATcagtttattttcattataaaacCAGAACGAATTAACTTCCTAAATAAATTGGTTTGATGCGGAGGCGCTGATTTGATGAATTGTTGTTGAGCAGACGACTGATTTTTTTTGGGTGTCATATACATTATgagtattattgtttttgttttttgtttatttagtgttGTTGTTAGTTTATACGAATATAGTATTTAG
Coding sequences within:
- the LOC129238317 gene encoding uncharacterized protein LOC129238317, producing the protein MQSLMSGMNASEEMATFVKVLLVVCFCCQHLWITKGATLSSLRINHAGKTQQRNTEYLPPHTTENYAEKPNYYTSNTVRQSTYQSQQVNKVSHPLMHFTSRNLSNAQQSHTKLYTSYAAPASGLAPFPYSAPQRTNQGSLPTLYPKSLGGQLTSAAASQSQELEWQQQQQQQHQQYADIPKHLIDLPLANAPLLMIEEPTASLLTPSQNITLEAARILASTLLEANGEAPLETPGLAPLSNPNALDLPNSLNSTDVFIVKSQKNAYIIPTPLAKDARNPANVRALYQMRDQLDKAYTINQFIFIIKPERINFLNKLV